In a genomic window of Mastacembelus armatus chromosome 3, fMasArm1.2, whole genome shotgun sequence:
- the LOC113122398 gene encoding lactoylglutathione lyase, which produces MSDKGLSAEAAAVACKDGDPITKDFMMQQTMLRVKDPVKSLDFYTRILGMTLLQKFDFPSMRFSLFFLGYEDKKEIPTDVKERTAWTFSRRATIELTHNWGSESDETQSYHNGNSDPRGFGHIGIAVPDVYAACKLFEEQGVTFVKKPDDGKMKGLAFIQDPDGYWIEILSPNNMVPITS; this is translated from the exons ATGAGCGACAAAGGTCTTTCGGCAGAGGCAGCGGCTGTGGCTTGTAAAGATGGAGACCCAATAACGAAG GATTTCATGATGCAGCAGACTATGCTGCGAGTTAAAGATCCAGTTAAATCCTTGGACTTCTACACCAGAATCCTCGGCATGAC GCTTCTGCAAAAGTTTGACTTCCCTTCCATGCggttctctctcttcttcttggGCTATGAGGATAAGAAGGAGATTCCCACAGATGTGAAGGAAAGGACGGCCTGGACATTTTCTAGAAGAGCCACCATTGAACTGACGCA CAACTGGGGATCTGAGTCAGATGAGACTCAGTCTTATCACAATGGAAACTCCGATCCACGTGGTTTTG GACACATTGGCATTGCAGTTCCTGATGTCTATGCAGCCTGCAAATTGTTTGAAGAGCAAGGGGTCACGTTTGTCAAGAAGCCAGATGATG GTAAAATGAAAGGCTTGGCCTTCATTCAGGACCCTGATGGCTACTGGATTGAGATCCTGAGTCCTAACAATATGGTGCCCATTACCTCATAA
- the LOC113122339 gene encoding putative gonadotropin-releasing hormone II receptor, with amino-acid sequence MNASSCCDPPVILYQQSSGSDLNTTCDWLTPHCNWTSMDRALQLPTFSTAAKVRVIITFILCGISTFCNLAVLWAVNGHKLKSHVRVLIINLTAADLLVTFIVMPVDAVWNITVQWLAGDLACRFLMFLKLQAMYSCAFVTVVISLDRQSAILNPLAISMARKRNRVMLMVAWTMSALFSVPQMFIFHIVTITYPANFTQCTTRGSFGTHWQETAYNMFTFSCLFLLPLVIMIICYTRIFIQISKRMTKTRLSPSEPHLRCSKNNIPKARMRTLKMSIVIVICFIVCWTPYYLLGLWYWFFPDDLEGKVSHSLTHILFIFGLFNTCLDPIIYGLFTLRFCKGLRSRYHKAAVMSDKETNMVITESLKGSAPSLHFKKGLITSEKDSHCEQTEARSSYDKCLTVFSQGQGQPCHINADTV; translated from the exons ATGAATGCCTCTTCCTGCTGTGACCCTCCAGTTATCCTGTATCAGCAGAGCTCAGGATCTGACCTGAACACCACCTGTGACTGGCTGACTCCTCACTGTAACTGGACATCAATGGACAGAGCTCTGCAGCTGCCCACCTTTTCTACTGCAGCTAAAGTCAGAGTGATCATTACCTTCATACTATGTGGCATTTCCACATTCTGCAATTTGGCCGTGCTGTGGGCGGTCAATGGCCACAAGCTCAAATCCCACGTCAGAGTACTGATAATCAACTTGACTGCGGCTGATCTCTTGGTTACCTTCATTGTGATGCCCGTGGACGCTGTGTGGAACATCACGGTTCAGTGGCTGGCTGGCGACCTGGCTTGCAGGTTCTTGATGTTCCTCAAGTTACAGGCAATGTACTCCTGTGCGTTTGTCACAGTGGTGATTAGTCTGGACAGGCAGTCAGCTATCCTCAACCCTCTGGCCATTAGCATGGCCCGGAAAAGGAACAGGGTCATGCTGATGGTGGCATGGACAATGAGTGCCTTGTTCTCAGTTCCTCAG ATGTTCATTTTCCATATTGTTACCATCACCTATCCAGCAAACTTCACTCAGTGCACCACGAGGGGCAGCTTTGGTACTCACTGGCAGGAAACAGCCTACAACATGTTCACTTTCTCCTGCCTCTTCCTGCTGCCGCTGGTCATAATGATAATCTGCTACACCAGGATCTTCATCCAGATCTCCAAGCGCATGACAAAAACAAGGT TGTCCCCCAGTGAGCCACATCTGCGTTGCTCAAAGAACAACATCCCCAAAGCTCGGATGAGAACTCTGAAAATGAGCATTGTCATAGTAATCTGCTTCATAGTCTGCTGGACTCCATACTACCTGTTGGGTTTGTGGTATTGGTTCTTCCCAGATGATTTGGAGGGAAAGGTCTCACACTCCCTCACCCACATCCTATTTATCTTTGGGCTTTTCAATACCTGCCTGGATCCCATTATCTATGGTCTGTTCACCTTACGCTTCTGTAAGGGACTGAGGAGCCGCTACCACAAAGCTGCAGTGATGTCAGATAAGGAAACTAACATGGTGATAACAGAGTCTTTGAAAGGCAGTGCTCCCTCCCTACACTTTAAAAAAGGGCTAATCACTAGTGAAAAGGACAGCCACTGTGAACAAACTGAGGCACGTTCCAGTTATGACAAGTGTCTGACTGTGTTCAGTCAAGGACAAGGACAACCTTGCCATATCAATGCTGACACAGTATGA